The following proteins come from a genomic window of Enterobacter chengduensis:
- the ggt gene encoding gamma-glutamyltransferase, translating to MKPTFLRWVALAALMAGGTFSVAANPPAAPPVSYGVEEDVFHPVRATHGMVASVDALATQVGVEILRQGGNAVDAAVAVGYALAVTHPQAGNLGGGGFMMLRTKDGKTTAIDFREMAPAQASRDMFLDDQGNPDSKKSLTSHLASGTPGTVAGFSLALEKYGTMPLNKVVQPAIKLARDGFVVNDALADDLKTYGSEVIPNHENSKAIFWKDGEPLKKGDKLVQKNLAKSLELIAEHGPDAFYKGAIADQIAQEMQKNGGLITKADLADYKAVEREPISGTYRGYEVFSMPPPSSGGIHIVQILNILENFDMHKFGFGSADAMQVMAEAEKRAYADRSEYLGDPDFVKVPWQALTNKAYAKSIAEQIDINKAKPSSEIRPGKLAPYESNQTTHFSVVDKDGNAVAVTYTLNTTFGTGIVAGNSGILLNNEMDDFSAKPGVPNVYGLVGGDANAVGPKKRPLSSMSPTIVVKDGKTWLVTGSPGGSRIITTVLQMVVNSIDFGMNVAEATNAPRFHHQWLPDELRVEKGFSPDTIKLLEQRGQKVAVKEAMGSTQSIMVGPDGALFGASDPRSVDDLTAGY from the coding sequence ATGAAACCAACGTTTTTGCGCTGGGTCGCCCTCGCCGCGCTGATGGCAGGCGGGACATTTAGCGTGGCGGCCAACCCGCCCGCTGCACCTCCGGTCTCTTACGGCGTGGAGGAAGATGTTTTTCATCCCGTGCGGGCAACCCACGGCATGGTAGCGTCCGTGGATGCGCTGGCAACCCAAGTGGGCGTTGAAATTCTCAGGCAGGGCGGTAACGCGGTGGATGCCGCGGTCGCCGTCGGCTATGCGCTGGCGGTTACGCACCCGCAGGCGGGGAACCTGGGCGGCGGCGGCTTTATGATGCTGCGCACCAAAGACGGCAAAACCACCGCCATCGACTTCCGCGAGATGGCGCCTGCTCAGGCGTCCCGCGATATGTTCCTCGACGACCAGGGTAACCCTGACAGCAAAAAATCCCTGACTTCACATCTCGCAAGCGGCACCCCGGGCACCGTGGCGGGCTTCTCGCTGGCGCTGGAGAAATACGGCACGATGCCGCTGAACAAAGTGGTGCAGCCTGCCATTAAATTGGCCCGAGACGGTTTTGTGGTCAACGACGCGCTGGCGGACGATCTCAAGACCTACGGCAGCGAAGTGATTCCGAACCACGAAAACAGCAAGGCCATCTTCTGGAAAGACGGCGAGCCGCTGAAGAAGGGCGATAAGCTGGTGCAGAAGAACCTCGCCAAAAGCCTGGAGCTGATTGCGGAGCACGGTCCGGACGCCTTCTACAAAGGAGCGATTGCCGACCAGATTGCGCAAGAGATGCAGAAGAACGGGGGGCTCATCACCAAAGCGGATCTGGCGGACTACAAGGCGGTGGAGCGCGAGCCGATTAGCGGCACCTATCGCGGCTACGAAGTCTTCTCCATGCCGCCGCCGTCCTCCGGGGGCATTCACATCGTGCAGATCCTGAATATTCTCGAAAACTTCGATATGCATAAGTTCGGCTTCGGCAGCGCGGACGCCATGCAGGTGATGGCGGAAGCGGAAAAACGCGCCTACGCCGACCGCTCGGAATACCTCGGCGATCCGGACTTCGTGAAGGTGCCGTGGCAGGCGCTGACCAACAAGGCGTATGCCAAATCCATTGCCGAACAGATCGACATCAACAAGGCGAAGCCGTCCAGCGAGATCCGCCCCGGCAAGCTGGCGCCGTATGAAAGCAACCAGACCACCCACTTCTCGGTGGTGGATAAAGACGGTAACGCGGTGGCGGTGACCTATACGCTCAACACCACCTTCGGGACCGGGATTGTGGCGGGCAACAGCGGCATTCTGCTTAACAACGAGATGGATGACTTCTCCGCCAAGCCTGGCGTGCCGAACGTCTACGGTCTGGTCGGCGGCGATGCGAATGCGGTCGGGCCGAAGAAGCGACCGCTGTCGTCCATGTCGCCTACTATTGTCGTGAAAGACGGGAAGACCTGGCTGGTCACCGGCAGCCCGGGCGGCAGCCGGATTATCACCACCGTACTGCAAATGGTGGTGAACAGCATCGACTTTGGGATGAACGTCGCCGAAGCCACCAATGCGCCGCGCTTCCATCACCAGTGGCTGCCGGACGAGCTGCGCGTGGAGAAGGGCTTTAGCCCGGACACCATTAAACTGCTGGAGCAGCGCGGGCAGAAGGTGGCGGTAAAAGAGGCGATGGGCAGCACCCAGAGCATTATGGTTGGGCCGGACGGGGCGCTGTTTGGCGCGTCGGATCCGCGTTCGGTGGATGATTTGACGGCGGGGTATTGA
- the yhhY gene encoding N-acetyltransferase, translating into MSEIVIRHIEASDAEALRDIMSHPGVYHDTLQIPHPSMAMWHERVAVKPGRRHLVACLDERVVGHMALDIMENPRRSHVATFGISVAADMQGRGVGSRLMTEMINLCDNWLRVERIELTVFADNAAAVALYQRFGFEIEGTGRKFALRNGEYVDAYYMARMK; encoded by the coding sequence ATGAGTGAGATAGTGATACGCCATATCGAAGCCAGCGATGCAGAAGCGTTACGTGACATCATGTCGCATCCTGGGGTTTATCACGACACGCTACAAATTCCTCATCCCTCTATGGCCATGTGGCATGAACGCGTCGCGGTGAAACCGGGAAGACGGCATCTGGTTGCGTGTCTGGACGAGCGCGTGGTGGGGCATATGGCGCTGGACATCATGGAAAACCCGCGCCGCAGCCACGTAGCCACCTTTGGCATCAGCGTGGCGGCAGATATGCAGGGGCGCGGCGTCGGAAGCAGGCTGATGACTGAGATGATCAACCTGTGCGACAACTGGCTGCGCGTTGAACGCATCGAGCTCACGGTTTTTGCGGATAACGCGGCCGCCGTTGCGCTGTATCAGCGTTTCGGTTTTGAAATCGAAGGCACCGGCAGGAAATTTGCCCTGCGCAACGGCGAGTATGTGGACGCGTATTATATGGCGCGGATGAAGTGA
- a CDS encoding oxidoreductase: protein MTLHCAFIGFGKSTTRYHLPYVFNRKDSWHVAHIYRRRAKPEEQSPQYSHIHFTSDLDEVLNDPQVALVVVCTHADSHFEYAKRALEAGKNVLVEKPFTPTIAEAKALFALAKSKGLTVTPYQNRRFDSCFLTAKKAIESGRLGDIVEIESHFDYYRPVAETQPGLPQDGSFYGLGVHTMDQIISLFGRPDHVAYDIRSLRNKANPDDTFEAQLFYGDLKAIVKTSHLVKIDYPKFIVHGTRGSFIKYGIDQQETSLKANIMPGEPGFAADDSVGVLEYVNDEGVTVREELQPETGDYGRVYDALYETLTSGASNYVKESDVLTNLEILERAFEQASPATVTLAK from the coding sequence ATGACGTTACATTGCGCATTTATTGGATTTGGTAAAAGTACGACCCGCTACCACCTGCCGTATGTTTTCAACCGTAAAGACAGCTGGCACGTGGCCCATATCTACCGCCGCCGCGCGAAGCCGGAAGAGCAATCCCCGCAGTATTCCCACATCCACTTCACCAGCGATCTCGATGAGGTGCTTAACGACCCGCAGGTCGCGCTGGTGGTTGTCTGTACCCATGCCGACAGCCATTTTGAGTATGCGAAACGCGCGCTGGAAGCGGGTAAAAACGTGCTGGTGGAAAAGCCCTTTACCCCGACCATCGCCGAAGCAAAAGCGCTGTTCGCGCTGGCGAAAAGCAAAGGCCTGACCGTTACGCCGTATCAGAACCGTCGCTTTGACAGCTGCTTCCTGACGGCGAAAAAAGCGATTGAAAGCGGCAGGCTCGGCGACATCGTGGAAATTGAAAGCCACTTCGATTACTACCGCCCGGTGGCGGAGACCCAGCCCGGCCTGCCGCAGGACGGCTCGTTTTACGGCCTGGGCGTTCACACCATGGACCAGATCATCTCCCTCTTTGGCCGACCGGACCACGTGGCGTATGACATCCGCAGCCTGCGCAATAAAGCCAACCCGGACGACACCTTTGAAGCGCAGCTGTTCTACGGTGACCTGAAGGCCATCGTCAAGACCAGCCACCTGGTGAAGATCGACTACCCGAAATTTATCGTTCACGGCACCCGAGGCTCGTTCATCAAGTACGGTATTGACCAGCAGGAGACCAGCCTGAAGGCCAATATCATGCCCGGTGAGCCGGGCTTTGCCGCGGACGATTCCGTGGGCGTGCTGGAGTATGTGAACGACGAGGGCGTAACGGTCAGGGAAGAGCTGCAACCGGAAACCGGCGACTATGGCCGCGTGTACGATGCGCTGTATGAAACCCTCACATCCGGCGCGTCGAATTACGTCAAGGAATCTGACGTTCTGACCAACCTGGAAATCCTTGAGCGGGCCTTCGAACAGGCTTCTCCTGCCACGGTAACCCTCGCGAAATAA
- a CDS encoding pirin family protein, whose protein sequence is MIYLRKANERGHANHGWLDSWHSFSFADYYDPNFMGFSALRVINDDVIDAGQGFGTHPHKDMEILTYVLEGAVEHQDSMGNKEQVPAGEFQIMSAGTGVRHSEYNPSKTEKLHLYQIWIIPEETGITPRYEQRRFDAKQGKQLVLSPDAREGSLKVHQDMELYRWALAKDEQSVHQIAANRRVWIQVVKGEVSINGTKATTADGLAIWDEQALSVHADSESEILLFDLPPV, encoded by the coding sequence ATGATCTACTTACGCAAAGCAAACGAACGTGGTCACGCGAATCATGGCTGGCTGGACTCATGGCATTCATTCTCGTTTGCCGACTACTACGACCCGAACTTCATGGGCTTCTCCGCACTGCGCGTGATTAACGACGACGTGATCGATGCAGGACAGGGCTTCGGTACCCACCCGCACAAAGACATGGAAATCCTGACCTATGTGCTGGAAGGGGCGGTTGAGCACCAGGACAGCATGGGCAACAAAGAGCAGGTTCCGGCGGGCGAGTTCCAGATCATGAGCGCGGGTACCGGGGTGCGTCATTCCGAGTACAACCCGAGCAAAACGGAAAAACTGCACCTGTATCAAATCTGGATCATTCCAGAAGAGACCGGCATCACCCCGCGCTACGAGCAGCGCCGCTTTGACGCCAAACAGGGCAAACAGCTGGTGCTGTCCCCGGATGCGCGTGAAGGTTCCCTGAAAGTGCATCAGGACATGGAGCTATACCGCTGGGCGCTGGCGAAAGATGAACAGTCCGTGCATCAGATTGCCGCTAACCGCCGCGTCTGGATCCAGGTGGTGAAAGGCGAAGTGTCCATCAACGGCACCAAGGCAACCACCGCCGATGGCCTGGCCATCTGGGATGAGCAGGCGCTCTCCGTGCATGCGGACAGCGAAAGCGAAATTCTGCTGTTTGACCTGCCGCCGGTCTAA
- the gntR gene encoding gluconate operon transcriptional repressor GntR encodes MKKKRPVLQDVADRVGVTKMTVSRFLRNPEQVSVALRGKIAAALDELGYIPNRAPDILSNATSRAVGVLLPSLTNQVFAEVLRGIESVTDAFGYQTMLAHYGYKPELEEERLESMLSWNIDGLILTERTHTARTLKMIEVAGIPVVELMDSQSPCLDIAVGFDNFEAARQMTAAIIARGHRHIAYLGARLDERTIIKQKGYEQAMLDASLTPYSVMVEQSSSYTSGIELMRQARREYPQLDGIFCTNDDLAVGAAFECQRLGLKIPDDMAIAGFHGHDIGQVMEPRLASVLTPRERMGRIGAERLLARIRGETVTPKMLDLGFTLSPGGSI; translated from the coding sequence ATGAAAAAGAAACGCCCCGTACTTCAGGATGTCGCCGATCGCGTCGGTGTGACCAAAATGACGGTCAGCCGGTTTTTACGTAACCCGGAACAGGTTTCCGTGGCGTTGCGTGGCAAGATTGCCGCAGCCCTTGATGAACTGGGTTATATCCCCAACCGCGCACCCGATATTCTCTCCAATGCGACCAGCCGCGCGGTGGGCGTTCTGCTCCCTTCCTTGACCAACCAGGTTTTCGCCGAAGTATTACGCGGAATCGAAAGCGTCACCGATGCGTTTGGCTACCAGACCATGCTCGCCCACTACGGGTACAAGCCGGAACTGGAAGAGGAACGTCTTGAATCGATGCTTTCCTGGAACATTGACGGCCTGATTCTAACCGAACGAACCCACACTGCCCGCACGCTCAAAATGATTGAAGTGGCCGGTATCCCGGTGGTGGAGCTGATGGACAGCCAGTCGCCGTGCCTCGACATCGCCGTCGGCTTTGATAACTTCGAAGCGGCGCGCCAGATGACGGCGGCCATCATCGCCCGCGGGCATCGTCATATCGCCTACCTGGGTGCGCGTCTTGATGAACGTACTATCATCAAACAGAAGGGATACGAGCAGGCGATGCTCGACGCGAGCTTAACCCCGTACAGCGTGATGGTGGAGCAGTCCTCTTCCTACACGTCGGGTATTGAGCTGATGCGTCAGGCGCGACGCGAGTATCCGCAACTGGACGGTATTTTCTGTACCAACGATGACCTTGCGGTCGGCGCGGCGTTTGAATGCCAGCGTCTGGGGCTCAAGATCCCTGATGATATGGCGATCGCCGGTTTCCACGGCCACGACATTGGCCAGGTGATGGAGCCGCGTCTGGCGAGCGTCCTGACCCCGCGTGAACGTATGGGCCGCATTGGCGCAGAACGCCTGCTGGCGCGCATTCGTGGCGAGACGGTGACGCCAAAAATGTTAGATTTAGGTTTCACCTTGTCACCGGGTGGATCTATTTGA
- the gntK gene encoding gluconokinase: MSTTNHDHHVYVLMGVSGSGKSAVASEVAHQLQAAFLDGDFLHPRSNIMKMASGEPLNDDDRKPWLQALNDAAFAMQRTNKVSLIVCSALKKTYRDLLRDGNPNLSFIYLKGDFEVIESRLKARKGHFFKTQMLVTQFDALQEPGEDEKDVLVVDIDQSLEGVVASTIEVINKRQ, translated from the coding sequence TTGAGCACGACTAATCACGATCACCACGTCTACGTCCTGATGGGCGTTTCCGGTAGCGGGAAATCAGCCGTAGCCAGCGAAGTGGCGCATCAACTCCAGGCTGCGTTTCTTGATGGCGACTTCCTCCACCCGCGCAGCAACATCATGAAAATGGCCTCCGGCGAGCCGCTGAACGACGACGACCGCAAACCGTGGTTGCAGGCGCTGAACGACGCCGCGTTTGCTATGCAGCGCACCAACAAAGTTTCGCTGATCGTCTGCTCCGCGCTGAAAAAAACCTACCGCGACCTGCTGCGCGACGGCAACCCGAACCTCTCTTTCATCTACCTGAAAGGGGACTTCGAGGTCATTGAAAGCCGCCTGAAGGCGCGTAAAGGGCACTTCTTCAAAACCCAGATGCTGGTGACGCAGTTCGACGCGCTGCAGGAGCCGGGTGAAGACGAGAAAGACGTTTTAGTGGTTGATATCGATCAGTCACTGGAGGGTGTTGTTGCCAGCACCATCGAGGTCATCAATAAAAGGCAGTAA
- the gntU gene encoding gluconate transporter → MSTLTLVLTAVGSVLLLLFLVMKARMHAFVALMVVSIGAGLFSGMPLDKIAATMEKGMGGTLGFLAIVVALGAMFGKILHETGAVDQIAVKMLKSFGHSRAHYAIGLAGLICALPLFFEVAVVLLISVAFSMARHTGTNLVKLVIPLFAGVAAAAAFLLPGPAPMLLASQMHADFGWMILIGLCAAIPGMIIAGPLWGNFISRYVELHIPDDITEPHLGEGKMPSFGFSLSLILLPLVLVGLKTIAARFVPVGSTAYEWFEFIGHPFTAILVACLVAIYGLAMRQGMPKDRVMEICGAALQPAGIILLVIGAGGVFKQVLVDSGVGPALGEALTGMGLPIAVTCFVLAAAVRIIQGSATVACLTAVGLVMPVIEQLNYSGAQMAALSICIAGGSIVVSHVNDAGFWLFGKFTGATEAQTLKTWTLMETILGTTGAIVGMIAFTLLS, encoded by the coding sequence TTGAGTACATTAACGTTAGTTTTGACAGCAGTGGGTTCGGTTTTGCTGCTGCTGTTTTTAGTAATGAAGGCGCGTATGCACGCCTTTGTTGCTTTGATGGTGGTGTCTATTGGTGCAGGTCTCTTTTCCGGTATGCCGCTCGACAAGATCGCCGCGACGATGGAAAAAGGGATGGGCGGCACGCTGGGCTTCCTGGCGATTGTGGTCGCGCTCGGCGCGATGTTTGGCAAGATTTTGCACGAGACGGGCGCGGTCGACCAGATTGCCGTCAAGATGCTGAAATCCTTTGGCCACAGCCGCGCGCACTATGCGATTGGCCTGGCGGGCCTGATTTGCGCCCTGCCGCTGTTCTTCGAAGTGGCCGTTGTGCTGCTCATCAGCGTCGCGTTCTCCATGGCGCGCCATACCGGCACTAACCTCGTGAAGCTGGTCATTCCGCTGTTTGCGGGCGTGGCGGCGGCCGCAGCGTTCCTGCTGCCGGGGCCTGCGCCGATGCTGCTGGCATCCCAGATGCACGCCGACTTTGGCTGGATGATCCTGATTGGCCTGTGCGCCGCAATTCCGGGGATGATTATCGCCGGTCCGCTGTGGGGCAACTTCATCAGCCGCTACGTTGAGCTGCACATTCCGGACGACATCACCGAGCCGCACCTTGGCGAAGGCAAAATGCCGTCCTTTGGCTTCAGCCTGTCGCTGATCCTGCTCCCGCTGGTGCTGGTGGGCCTGAAAACCATCGCTGCACGCTTTGTGCCGGTAGGCTCTACCGCGTACGAATGGTTTGAGTTCATCGGTCACCCGTTCACGGCGATCCTGGTGGCGTGTCTGGTGGCGATTTACGGCCTGGCGATGCGTCAGGGGATGCCGAAAGACCGCGTGATGGAGATCTGCGGTGCCGCGCTGCAGCCTGCGGGGATTATCCTGCTGGTGATCGGTGCCGGTGGCGTGTTCAAGCAGGTGCTGGTGGATTCCGGCGTGGGTCCGGCTTTGGGCGAAGCGCTGACCGGAATGGGCCTGCCGATTGCGGTCACCTGCTTCGTGCTGGCGGCGGCGGTGCGTATCATCCAGGGTTCCGCCACCGTGGCGTGTTTAACCGCCGTGGGTCTGGTGATGCCGGTGATTGAACAGCTGAACTACTCCGGTGCCCAGATGGCCGCGCTCTCTATCTGTATCGCGGGCGGTTCGATTGTGGTCTCTCACGTAAACGACGCGGGCTTCTGGCTGTTCGGTAAATTTACCGGCGCCACCGAAGCGCAAACCCTGAAGACCTGGACGCTGATGGAAACCATCCTCGGCACGACGGGTGCGATTGTCGGGATGATTGCTTTCACGCTGCTGAGCTGA
- the plsB gene encoding glycerol-3-phosphate 1-O-acyltransferase PlsB codes for MSGWPRIYYKLLNLPLSILVKSKSIPAEPALELGLDTSRPIMYVLPYNSKADLLTLRAQCLAHDLPDPLEPLEVDGTLLPRYVFIHGGPRVFTYYTPKEESIKLFHDYLDLHRSNPDLDVQMVPVSVMFGRRPGREKGEENPPLRMLNGIQKFFAVSWLGRDSFVRFSPSVSLRRMADEHGTDKIIAQKLARVARMHFARQRLAAVGPRLPARQDLFNKLLASKAIARAVEDEARSKKISHEKAQQNAIALMEEIAANFSYEMIRLSDRILGFTWNRLYQGINVHNAERVRQLAHDGHEIVYVPCHRSHMDYLLLSYVLYHQGLVPPHIAAGINLNFWPAGPIFRRLGAFFIRRTFKGNKLYSTVFREYLGELFSRGYSVEYFVEGGRSRTGRLLDPKTGTLSMTIQAMLRGGTRPITLVPIYIGYEHVMEVGTYAKELRGATKEKESLPQMLRGLSKLRNLGQGYVNFGEPMPLMTYLNHHVPEWRESIDPIEAIRPAWLTPTVNGIASELMVRINNAGAANAMNLCCTALLASRQRSLTREQLTEQLDCYLDMMRNVPYSVDSTVPSATASELIDHALQMNKFEVEKDTIGDIIILPREQAVLMTYYRNNITHMLMLPSLMAAIITQHRRISRQELLRHVETLYPMLKAELFLRWSKDELAGELDKLTEELRRQGLITVTNDELHINPSRSRTLQLLAAGARETLQRYAITFWLLSANPSINRGTLEKESRTLAQRLSVLHGINAPEFFDKAVFSSLVLTLRDEGFISDTGDAEPEETLKVYQMLAELITSDVRLTIESATQGE; via the coding sequence ATGTCCGGCTGGCCACGAATTTACTACAAATTACTTAATTTACCATTAAGCATCCTGGTAAAAAGCAAGTCTATCCCAGCAGAACCCGCGCTGGAATTGGGACTCGATACGTCGCGTCCTATTATGTACGTTTTGCCTTACAACTCGAAGGCAGACTTACTGACGCTTCGCGCCCAGTGTCTGGCGCATGATTTACCTGACCCGCTTGAACCGCTGGAAGTCGACGGCACGCTGCTGCCGCGCTACGTGTTCATTCACGGTGGACCGCGCGTGTTTACCTATTACACGCCGAAAGAAGAGTCCATCAAGCTGTTCCATGACTATCTCGACCTGCACCGCAGCAACCCCGATCTGGACGTGCAGATGGTGCCGGTATCGGTGATGTTTGGTCGTCGTCCGGGCCGTGAAAAAGGTGAAGAGAATCCGCCGCTGCGCATGCTTAACGGCATCCAGAAGTTCTTCGCGGTCTCCTGGCTGGGGCGCGACAGCTTTGTGCGCTTCTCCCCTTCGGTTTCGCTACGTCGCATGGCGGACGAGCACGGGACCGACAAAATCATCGCGCAAAAACTGGCGCGCGTAGCGCGTATGCACTTCGCCCGTCAGCGCCTGGCGGCAGTAGGACCACGCCTCCCGGCGCGTCAGGATCTGTTCAACAAGCTGTTGGCCTCCAAAGCGATTGCCCGCGCCGTTGAAGACGAAGCGCGCAGCAAGAAAATTTCGCATGAGAAAGCCCAGCAGAACGCCATTGCGCTGATGGAAGAGATTGCCGCGAACTTCTCTTACGAGATGATTCGCCTGTCCGATCGTATTCTCGGCTTTACGTGGAACCGCCTCTACCAGGGCATCAACGTTCATAACGCCGAGCGCGTGCGTCAGCTGGCGCATGATGGCCATGAGATTGTCTATGTCCCCTGCCACCGCAGCCACATGGACTACCTGCTTCTCTCATACGTGCTCTATCACCAGGGGCTTGTACCGCCGCACATCGCAGCCGGTATCAACCTGAACTTCTGGCCAGCGGGCCCGATCTTCCGCCGCCTGGGCGCGTTCTTTATCCGTCGTACCTTCAAGGGCAACAAGCTCTACTCCACCGTGTTCCGCGAGTATCTGGGCGAGCTGTTTAGCCGCGGCTATTCCGTTGAGTACTTTGTTGAGGGCGGTCGCTCGCGCACCGGACGTCTGCTCGATCCGAAGACCGGCACGCTGTCGATGACCATCCAGGCGATGCTGCGCGGCGGAACCCGTCCGATCACGCTGGTGCCTATTTACATCGGCTATGAGCACGTAATGGAAGTGGGCACCTACGCCAAAGAGCTACGCGGGGCGACCAAAGAGAAAGAGAGCCTGCCGCAGATGCTGCGCGGCCTGAGCAAGCTGCGTAACCTGGGTCAGGGCTACGTAAACTTCGGCGAACCGATGCCGCTTATGACGTACCTGAACCATCACGTTCCGGAGTGGCGCGAGTCCATCGATCCTATCGAAGCGATTCGCCCTGCCTGGCTGACACCAACGGTCAACGGCATTGCGTCCGAACTGATGGTGCGCATTAACAACGCGGGTGCGGCTAACGCCATGAACCTGTGCTGTACGGCGCTGCTGGCTTCGCGTCAGCGCTCGCTGACCCGCGAACAGCTTACAGAGCAGCTGGATTGCTACCTAGACATGATGCGCAACGTGCCGTATTCCGTTGACTCAACCGTGCCTTCTGCGACCGCCAGCGAGCTTATCGATCACGCGCTGCAGATGAACAAGTTTGAAGTCGAAAAGGACACCATCGGCGACATCATCATTCTGCCGCGCGAGCAGGCAGTGTTGATGACCTACTACCGCAACAACATCACCCACATGCTGATGCTGCCGTCGCTCATGGCGGCTATCATCACCCAGCATCGCCGTATTTCACGTCAGGAGCTATTGCGTCACGTTGAGACGCTTTACCCGATGCTGAAAGCGGAGCTGTTCCTGCGCTGGAGTAAAGACGAGCTGGCGGGCGAGCTGGACAAACTGACGGAAGAGCTTCGTCGTCAGGGGCTGATCACCGTTACGAATGACGAGCTGCACATTAATCCGTCTCGCTCCCGAACCCTGCAGCTGCTGGCAGCAGGTGCGCGCGAAACGCTGCAGCGCTACGCCATCACGTTCTGGCTGCTGAGTGCGAACCCGTCTATTAACCGCGGTACGCTGGAGAAAGAGAGCCGGACGCTGGCCCAGCGCCTGTCCGTTCTGCACGGCATTAACGCCCCTGAATTCTTCGACAAAGCGGTCTTCAGTTCCCTGGTGCTGACGCTGCGTGATGAAGGCTTCATCAGCGATACGGGCGATGCCGAGCCGGAAGAGACGCTGAAGGTTTACCAGATGCTGGCAGAGCTGATTACCTCAGACGTGCGCTTGACGATTGAGAGCGCGACGCAGGGCGAGTGA
- a CDS encoding diacylglycerol kinase has protein sequence MANNTTGLTRIIKAAGYSWKGFRAAWINEAAFRQEGVAAIIAVIIACFLDVDAVTRVLLIGSVLLVMIVEILNSAIEAVVDRIGSDFHELSGRAKDMGSAAVLLAIITAAITWVTLLWSHFR, from the coding sequence ATGGCCAATAATACCACTGGGTTAACGCGTATCATTAAAGCCGCCGGCTATTCATGGAAAGGTTTCCGTGCCGCGTGGATCAACGAAGCCGCCTTTCGCCAGGAGGGCGTCGCCGCTATCATCGCGGTGATCATCGCCTGTTTCCTTGATGTAGATGCCGTTACCCGCGTGCTTCTCATCGGTTCCGTACTTCTGGTGATGATAGTGGAAATTCTCAATAGCGCTATTGAGGCCGTGGTCGACCGTATCGGCTCTGACTTCCACGAACTTTCCGGCCGCGCGAAGGATATGGGTTCTGCCGCTGTGCTGCTGGCGATTATCACTGCTGCCATTACCTGGGTCACGCTGCTTTGGTCACATTTCCGATGA
- the lexA gene encoding transcriptional repressor LexA, whose product MKALTTRQQEVFDLIRDHIGQTGMPPTRAEIAQRLGFRSPNAAEEHLKALARKGVIEIVSGASRGIRLLVEEETGIPLIGRVAAGEPLLAQQHIEGHYQVDPGMFKPSADFLLRVSGMSMKDIGILDGDLLAVHKTQDVRNGQVVVARIDDEVTVKRLKKQGNSVQLLPENSEFSPILVDLREQNFSIEGLAVGVIRNGEWL is encoded by the coding sequence ATGAAAGCGTTAACGACCAGGCAGCAAGAGGTGTTTGATCTCATTCGGGATCATATCGGCCAGACGGGTATGCCACCCACGCGTGCGGAAATCGCGCAGCGTCTGGGTTTCCGTTCTCCAAATGCTGCCGAAGAACACCTGAAAGCGCTGGCGCGTAAGGGCGTGATTGAGATTGTCTCGGGCGCGTCACGCGGTATCCGCCTGCTGGTGGAAGAAGAGACCGGCATTCCGCTGATAGGCCGTGTTGCTGCCGGTGAGCCTTTACTGGCTCAGCAGCATATTGAAGGCCACTATCAGGTCGATCCTGGCATGTTCAAACCGAGCGCTGATTTTCTGCTGCGCGTCAGCGGCATGTCGATGAAAGACATCGGTATCCTCGATGGCGATCTGCTTGCAGTGCATAAAACTCAGGATGTGCGAAACGGCCAGGTGGTTGTGGCGCGTATCGATGACGAAGTGACCGTTAAGCGTCTGAAAAAACAGGGTAACAGCGTACAGTTGCTGCCTGAAAACAGCGAGTTCTCACCCATTTTGGTCGACCTCCGCGAACAGAACTTCTCTATCGAAGGACTGGCGGTTGGGGTCATTCGCAACGGTGAATGGCTGTAA